Below is a genomic region from Tenrec ecaudatus isolate mTenEca1 chromosome 15, mTenEca1.hap1, whole genome shotgun sequence.
AAATCCTAAAGACTGCACAAGAAAGTGACTTAGATAGAAGGATTCAAggaagtggcaggatacaagatcagcatGCAAAAGTCAGTTGGATTCTTCTTCACCAACAAAGAGAACTTTACAAAgaaaatcaaatatatatatatatatatatatatatatatatatatatatatatatatataacaatagtcacccaaaagaaaaaataattaagaaGATATCTAATGTGGACATATAAGACCTATACAATATAGGCCATAAACACTACTGTAAGAAACCAagaaaatatctatataaatgGGAAAAGTATACCATGCTCATGGGCAGGAAGACTTGACATTGTGAAAATGGAAATACTACACAAAGCAATCCTATAAGGCCGTTTCTATCAAGATTTCAACAGCGTTTTTAATGATGTGGAAAAATTAACCATTCACTTCATATGGAAGAAAGAGGTCCCAGATAGTAAAACATTATTGAAGGACAACAGCAAGGTAGGAGGCCACATATTACCTGATATAAAAACAATATACCACAATATTCAAAACATGCAGGTATATTGACAGACACATAGAGTTGAGAATGTAGGCATAAATCCATCCTATGTACGATTTTCAGCAATGGGGCAAAGTCtattaaatggagaaaaatggcATCTGCTGGCAAAACCAGAGTtgtatagaaaaatgaaacacaacccatAACTCCCACCATACACAAACATTAACACACAAtgtatcaaagacctaaatatacaatttaaaactataaagatcatgaaaggaaaacaaaataatacaaaTTCTAGGAGCCTTAATATATGACATCAATGGAATACCAAACAAAACTGAAAGTACACAAACAGAAGATAAACTATATGAGACCTCCTAAAATTAAACAGTTATATGCAtccaagacttcatcaaaagagttaaaaagGAACTTACAAAGTGGGGGGAATATTTGGCTGTGGCATGTTCAACAAGGGTCTAATCTCTAAAATACCTCAAAAAATCCATTTGAAAAATAGACAACACCTGCTCAATATGTGTCCTTGTGGATTAATCACTGATGAtacgggtgctacagcaaaatgtggtgaagaaatctgatggtgcccagctttcagaaaagaatagagcctgtggtcttaaaggcttgtcttaaaacaagcagacatctgagtgaagtgtcagctaagtatccatggaagaagcacaaccatcAGTGTGATCAAAGGATTATTCACAATAAAATCTAAGATCTGATGTGGAGACTGTATTAGCATTTAAATTCTgggcacctgatttgcagaagatgACAACgaaagcccagaatccatttacAGAGCTCCTGCGTGAATTAGCCTCCATCGAATTCCTTTGGTCCATTGACCAAAGATGTCAACAGTCCTGTCTCCAGACAAAGAGTCCTGTTCCCAGACagaatgctttggaaagtggattatggcaaatgtagttgggttaaaatttaaaatattatcatttattttcccttttatccatttttaacttattctagtttttaatactttctgctatcttttgaattgaggtttttctgtgttttcgtCTATGGTGGCTGTTaaagagtttttttgtttgtttacttgcttgtttgcttgcttgttttcaaTGACTTTgtttatatgaaactcaggatagataaatctgtagagacagcaactagattaatagtttcttgggatgacaagggaggttggggggaaaaggggagctaataataatggatgTTCTAAGATCGATTGCGATGATGAAAGCACGATTCTCTTTGATATATTTTAACCACTAAAttggtatgatatgtgaattatatgacaataaagCTGTTTTTTCAAATGGGCAAAGAGttactggctatcagaaagaatggtgtcGGAGCCTCTGCCCGGAAGTCCTTCAGCTGGTTGAGGGCATTATGGCCTCAAGGTTACTTTTCGAAGCTGGAGTGTTGGCAGCTCAGGCCCTGAGGGCCCGCGGCCCCAATGGGGTGGCCGCCACACACAGTATGGCGACTGGAGGCAACATCCCTATGGACGAAGAGCAGGCGATGGGGCTGGAGAGGGAGATCATGTTAGCCACATGCAAAGGGCTGGATGCATACAATATGCTTGCTCCAAAGGCAGCCACAGGCACCAAAGAGGACCGTAATTTAGTCCCCTCCATCACCAACAAGCGAATCGTGGGCTGCATGTGTGAAGAGGACCACAGTTTGGCTGCACAAAGGTGATGCTCAGTGATGCCCTAACTGTGGAACCCATTACAAGCTGGTGCCCCACCAGTTAGCCCACTGAGCCCCTGCACTGACTCACGCTAAAGGTTTTCTCTCTTCAATAAACACTAGCCATTGCATTGGCTCCTTCTtcccccacttaaaaaaaaaaaaaagaatagtttcgagggtcttaaaagtttgtctttAAACAGGCAGTCATTTAAATAAGCcagcgaagcccacatggaagaagcacatcagcctgtgtggtccaacaattataaataataaaatccaagataagaAGCGGTAAATCGATTagcgcttaaattgtgagcacacgTTTACAGAAAGCTATGGAAGACAATGGAAACCCCAAACCTATTTGCAGAAATCCCATAGAGAATAAGCCCCCATTGAGTTCCCTGAGACAATTGACAAGGGAGTGGAGAAGCCTTGCCCTCAGACTGAGGTCATCAGAAAGTGACCTCAAGCAGACACAGTTTGGTTAAAATTTAAATCGgattatttgttttcccttttggccaatttttaatttgttctagtttctattatttcctgctttcctttggattgaggtttttctgggtTTTGTTCCATTGTTGTTAGGGTTTATAGATATATAAGATCTTAATCTTTTATATAGATatgattttctctatatgaaatccgggctaggtaaacctatagagacaatatacaaacctatagagacaacctatatatatagagatatagatatagatatgtctTTTATATAGATatgattttctctatatgaaatacaggctaggtaaacctatagagacaataactagtaATCATTTCTTAGTGCTATGATGgggaggtgggtagggaggagagcagctaacaatgagtacaaaaatgaagaataaatTCTACAGTAGCTTGTGGTGATGATCGTATAACTCTGTTTCATATATTCAATCCATTAAAttgcatggtatgtgaattatatgtcgatAAAACTATTTAACTAAGTGGGCAAATAatatgaatagacaattcacccCAGACTAGGGAGACATCTACATCAATTGGCAAAACATAGTTCCTAAAGACAGTATTATTCTGCCTAATACTTTGGTgagcagcatctggggtctggaaTGCTGGGTAGTAGCCATCAGAGATAAAGCTATTGGCCTCTTCCACCTACAGCTTTCCAGAGAAGAACAGACTGAAGAAAGCCAAAGACTCGAGGAGCAATTATCCCAAAGGACTAAGGGACCACATGGTCTACAGCCTACTCTACGACCTTGAGATCAGAAGAGCCGGATGGATGGCACCTAGCTACCACGACCTGCAGCTCTGActggaatcacaaaggagggtcctgactggaggggggtgggaaatagaagaaaaaagcAAATTCACACCAAAAAGATAAGACTTATTGGTCTCACAGAGACTGAAGAAACTCCCCAGAGGATGGTCCTAAAAACGCCAATAATCTAGAACCAAAGTCACGCCTGGAGACCGTCTTCAGCTGAGCAACAGGAAGACCCATAGAATGAGCACTAGTACTCAGAGGAAGATTTTCCTTAGAACAATTATCAAAGATCAAAAAGACAAGATTCGTCCAAAAACAAAGAAGAGCTGGTAGGAAGGGTAAAAAGTACAGATGAAAGCAAATAGTGAACTCGGGCCAATACTGATACATTATAGAAATGCAAGCAAGGTCGTGGAATACTTATTATACAAACCATCAAATGGGAagttaatttgctctgtaaatttaCACCTAacgcacaacaaaaataaaactcataaaaAGCCTTAAATATTATGTCAGGGCAACGGTCCCACAGGTTTATCCAGATCCTATGCCAGGAGAAATCCTGGAATccatgaaaatttgaaattcCATTTGACAATCCCCCCCCTTTTGATCTGGATACTTCTATATGATCCTTGGTCAAAATTTTCAGCATGGTTTTCTAAATTTTTATTCATGGTTTTCTAAATTTTTATTCatatatgcagttagcagcaTATCTTATTTGTCTTTTCTTCGTGTTTTTCCTAATTATAGTCCTGCAGCAAGCATTTTTAGTAATGCTAATGAAAAGTGTTGATAGAAAGCATTTCAGCATTTTCCCCACTTTTGTCTCAAATTCTCCTTGTCCagattaaaacatctattaaaacATCTATGTGTTTCCTGTCTTATGGGTTCTATGTTAATTGCCCACTGACTTTTCTTTAAGTGCCCCTATCATTCACAGTTATCTCAATCTATTTTGCATAATCATGTAGCCTATCACATTTTTAATTCAACAATTTTGTGGTGCCGTTTATAACCAATGTAAATCTTTATTCCAGTGTTCTATGCCTGCCCTTCAGAGCTtgccttatttttattttgtatttctgCAGCATTTCCATGTGGTGCAGTCATCCATCATCACTGCATACTTTTATAGATATTATGTCTtttttcctatcttctcaagtgggtATCATCATTCAATCTTATCTCTGTGATTCTTGAGATTTGTTTTCTACCTCGCCCACTGTAAATGCCTGGTCCTCCAAATCTGTTTgtcctcttctgtctcaaaacacTTCTACAATTAGATCTGATTTTCTTtactttaaaatttcatttattggtTCAAAACGTATTTTCCCCTTGTGATCCTtaatatgacttttaaaaaaaaatcttctgcTCTGACTTTTATGCATCCAGACTGCAGGGGGCATCTTATAATGTTAATCCTTGCAGTCTCTTCCTGGAAGTGCTTCTCTTATGAAATATTCAAGTCACAACAGTCTCTCTTGTGCTGTGGGAATCTGGACTCCCAGGGCTCCAGTCGGGAGAACTCTCAAAGCAGGgtaggcagcaagtgagaggagcGGGGGAATGGAAGGGAATTCACCCACTAAGGTCAGCGACTTTGACTTCATGATCTCACTAATACTGAGTCCTAAAAGCTGGATGTAATCACTCATCTCGTTTTACATATGAATGAGTGAACTTTTTCAAATTCCTATGTGGTGTTGTTCTTCCTGTTTGGTGGCAAGTCTGTTCCCACTGCCCGCTCCCgcccatcctgacaattgttatTAGCTTTGAAACCACTGTGTCCAGACAACTCATTGAGGAggctcttccctctttcccgcacCCCTCTTCCAAGCATAAGGTCTTTCTCCGGAGACTGCCTTCCCGATGACCCATCTAAGATACTTAGGACCAACTCCCATGACCCTGGATCTCTTCTAAGAGGTATTCTGCCTCGACGTCTTccaacatagatagatacattttttgtcagtccatggtatattcaatattctcttCCATGATCCATGAAATATTTATGATTTactcatcattcaaaggcatcactttcctgctgtcctcctagattccctgtccagcattcacacacatatgaagtgattggaaaCACCAGGGCCCAGACCTCAGGCACACCTGAGACATCTCAAAAGGACAGAGCTGGAAAACATGTGAAAGAAGGCACAGCTTCATTGTTTCCCCgtttatcacgatgttgcttGGCGGTACACGTGTGCGAGTGTTTGTTTCCTTTaggttgagttgtaatccttatgGAAGGTTGCAGTTTTTGATCTTCggcagcaagtatttcaagttctttgctttcagcaagccaggatgGGCCATcaacatattgcaggttgttaatgagtctttctctaatcttgcattcttcttcctatagtccAGCTTCATATATTTGTAGTAAATGATAAAGCTCAAGTCAAAATAAATTTGTATACTCAGAAACTCCTTTTTTCCAGTATCTCATAAAAACTCCCATctcttttaaaacacattttcccTGCCACAAGCTCCCTTGGGCTGCTCTGCAAATGTTGAATGATGAGAATACAAGTCAGGTGCCAGCCTAATCACAATAGGATGGCAGTTCTGCCACCTGCACCTCTCTAGCATTTCTCTTTAATCAACAGTTAAAATAGTGGTGCTTCAGGCACTCATGGGAACATGTACTGCAATTTAGCACTTGCTAAAATGAAGGAACGATCAGATGCCTGGAAGTTTAGTTCAATAAACATATACTGAGCACTTTCAGCATGCCAGACAGCACGCAAGTTGTTGAGAGTACATAGATGAGTAAGATGCTCATCTGCCCTTGAAATTTTTATTTGGGGAATGTGAAGTGGGGAATAAAGACTGCTGCCTATGAAGCATGTTTTTGCTATATCTGACGCCCTATATTTCTCTTCACAAAGAATCAGCCGTGGGTCACACTctatccctgccccccacccccggttgGGTCAGGGTGGGTATCTAACTGCAGGCTCACAGgactccatgaaactctgcaaaGAGGTCAGGTGGGCTAAACAGATTTCCATCACCCAGACATTTATAATTAGGGTCACGGAAAGCATGCcaagagtgtaagacatggacagcgtgagagaagaaaaaaatgaagagaaagGGAATCCATGTGTTCCCTTCCCCCAGATTGCCCACGTTCTCTCCTGACGCTTGGCTACTGTCCTGTCTGTCTGTTTTCCTGAGGTTTTGCTGTGGCCTGCCCACCCACCTACTCATgtccatcgagtcaactctgactcatagcaaccctactctCTAAATCGTTTCTGGAGCAGATAGCCTGGCAGCGTCTTCCAATACCATTTTTACGTAAGACTGTTCTTGTTGGTGGTAAATCCACTGAGTCCACATACTCTATgtgagtagaagtccaagtgccccagagggtttccttggctgtaaccTTTATAAAAGCAGtgcaccacatctttctcttaagATGCTATCACCGGGTGAGTGCTGCTAGCCAACCCTTCCT
It encodes:
- the LOC142427280 gene encoding LOW QUALITY PROTEIN: cytochrome c oxidase subunit 5B, mitochondrial-like (The sequence of the model RefSeq protein was modified relative to this genomic sequence to represent the inferred CDS: inserted 2 bases in 1 codon; substituted 1 base at 1 genomic stop codon), with amino-acid sequence MASRLLFEAGVLAAQALRARGPNGVAATHSMATGGNIPMDEEQAMGLEREIMLATCKGLDAYNMLAPKAATGTKEDRNLVPSITNKRIVGCMCEEDHSXWLHKGDAQXCPNCGTHYKLVPHQLAH